The Pelotomaculum isophthalicicum JI DNA segment ATGCGTCCTTATGGACGCCCCAGGCTGTGGCTTACCGGCGAAAAATGGGTATTAAAGACGAGGAAGTGGGCCAGGCCGTGGTGATAATGGAGATGGTGAAGGCCCAGGCAGCCGGGGTGGCATTTACCTGCGATCCGCAGACTGGCCGGGAGGATATGTTCGTGGTTAACGCGAACTTCGGGCTGGGCGAGTCGGTGGTAAACGGTGCGATAGAACCCGACACCTATTATCTTGATGTATCGGCCTATAGAGCCATGCCTAATATCAAAAAAAAGAAGATTGGATCTAAGAAAGGGATAACAGAGGTTATCGCAAGCGGCGGAACCCATTTCGTGCCGTATGGTGATCTAGCTTCACAGCAAGTCCTGCCGGATGAGAATATTGAAAAACTAGGCCTGCTCCTGATGCGGGTCTTCGAGTCGCTGGGAGAATGCGAGGAGCACCAGGACGTGGAATGGGCCTTTGACGGGCGGGATTTCGTACTGCTCCAGGCCCGGCCGGTAACCGCGTTGCCCAGTTATACTTTTGAGGCATTAAAGAGCAAGAAACGGATATGGTCCAACGGTAACTACCGGGACGCTGTCCCCATGGTTATCAGTCCCTTGAATCGCCGGTTAATGAAGAATAGCATTGATACCATACAGTATACTGGTTTTTCAGAACCCGGCTATCCTATGCCGGAGGGTTTTCAATTCTCCCGTTTTGTGAAGGGCCGGTTGTACTGCGACATGTCTGCGCTGCAGTGGGCTTACTATGATTCCACCGGCATGCTGCCAAAAGATTTTAATCCTTTCTGGGGTGGACATCAGCCCGAGATAGAAATAGAAGACTCCGACCCCTTTAAGGGTGAGATTGGCCTGGAAAGACAAAGCCGCGCGATGAAAGGCGTTTCTCTCATTATGGAGGCGGCCGCCAACGCCACCAGTACTTTTACTGAATTTATCAGTTCAGTTGAGTCCCTGATTGGAGATGGATTTGACCGGATTCCTGACCAGGATTTTATTGATAAATATAATGAACTGGGCCAGATCTTTAAGGCCTACTGTGAAAAATTCTCTTTTTTAAGCGGTGTCGGTACCTTGCCACTATGGTCGTTGCTCCAAAAACTATATGGATATTTAGGGCCGAGAGTGATGATTGCATTAAATGGATTGATGGTTGGGGGGGAATTGAAAATAACCAGCGCCGACCACGGATACCGCCTGATTGAACTGGCCGAACTGGCCCGTCAGGATAAAGCCGCCATTCAATATTTAACTGGGGATAACTTTAACCCCTGCACATGGGAAGAACATTTGCCGGAAAGCTCTCCTTTTAAAAAAGAATTCCGGAAATTTATTAAGGAATACGGGCACCGGGCGGTTTATGAGCTTGATATTATAAACCCCAGGTGGGAAGAAGACCCCTCGTATTTACTGGATATCATTAAGAGTACCATGGCAACCGCGAATCTCGAACAATGGAAAAACAAGCAAAAGGAGAAATTTAATCAGGCCTGGGCGGAAGTAGCGGAAAAAATACCTCCTGAAGAGCAGGCTGAGATCCAAAAAGGTATCAAGGATGCCCGGGACGGGGCGGCGGTGCGGGAAATGACCAAATCGGTTATGGTTATGGCCTTGAAAGCTTATCGTTTGATGGCTCTGGAACTAGGCGACCGTTTAACTCAACGTGGCATTATTGAGGAGTCTGGCGATATCTTCTACTGCTCCTGGTCGGATCTGGTTTCCATACTCGATGGGGATTGGAATGGTGACGGACTGCGGACCCTGGTGGCGGCGCGAAAAGCAAGCCAGAGGGAAAAAGAGTCGCTCATGCCGCCTGACGTTATCTTAGGAGAAGAGCCTGTCTATTCTGAACCTGCAGCTTTAAGTTCCGGTGACTCTTTGCCGGGGGTAGGGGCTGCCGCGGGGAAAGCTTCCGGTGTTGCCCGGCTGATCAGGCATCCGGGTGAAGGAAACAAGCTGCAACCGGGGGATGTCCTGGTGGCGCCGTCTACTGATCCGGGCTGGACCCCGCTGTTTTTAAGAGCTTGCGCTGTGGTCATGGAAACGGGAGGATACTTGTCGCACGGGTCCATAGTGGCGCGGGAATACGGGGTTCCGGCAGTGGTAAACGTACAGGGCGCTATGAAAGTCATTGAAGAGGGACAAAATATAGTCGTGGACGGTGATGAAGGAAAAGTATATTTTCAAAATTAAAATGTAGGGACGGTTATTGAAGGGAGCAGCCGGAAGTTTTGCGCGCAAATATGAAACAGCATGAGATCTGGAGGTCGCTATCTTTAGATTTCGCCAGGCGAAAACACTACAACTTTATTATCAGTTAGCTTCTTTGCTTTGTATAGTGCGCGGTCAGCCGCTTCAATTATTGCTTTTGCCGTAGGTAACTGTTGGCAATATTCAGCGATGCCAATACTACAATTAACTTGAGGAATATTTTCTTTGGGTTCCGTAGAAATCAATTTACTCTGGAATCGCTCTATGATTTGTCGCGCGTGACCGCTGTTAACGTCCGGAAGGGAAATTGCAAATTCATCGCCGCCGATGCGATACACTATGTCTTTGGTTCGTATTGAGGAAGTGAGACATTGGGAAACGTGTTCTAAGACACTATTGCCTATTACGTGGCCAAAAGTATCGTTAATAGACTTGAAGCCGTCCAGGTCAATCAGGCAAAGTGAGATTGGCGTAGATTGGTTTTTTGCGTTTTCTACAAGCTCGGGAAATTTTTCTTGGAAATAC contains these protein-coding regions:
- a CDS encoding PEP/pyruvate-binding domain-containing protein, with the protein product MEKSSGGFFFSWSEAFQSGVESAGGKGWNLGRLEQYGFKVPAGGVLAAGAYQCFIEENNLLEDTGEISQSINIGNIGEREIERKLLLLREKIRAGHIPSNIRDELVSHLKTSGMLDKPIAVRSSASAEDSAKASFAGIHESFLNVLGIDNILSAIKRCYASLWTPQAVAYRRKMGIKDEEVGQAVVIMEMVKAQAAGVAFTCDPQTGREDMFVVNANFGLGESVVNGAIEPDTYYLDVSAYRAMPNIKKKKIGSKKGITEVIASGGTHFVPYGDLASQQVLPDENIEKLGLLLMRVFESLGECEEHQDVEWAFDGRDFVLLQARPVTALPSYTFEALKSKKRIWSNGNYRDAVPMVISPLNRRLMKNSIDTIQYTGFSEPGYPMPEGFQFSRFVKGRLYCDMSALQWAYYDSTGMLPKDFNPFWGGHQPEIEIEDSDPFKGEIGLERQSRAMKGVSLIMEAAANATSTFTEFISSVESLIGDGFDRIPDQDFIDKYNELGQIFKAYCEKFSFLSGVGTLPLWSLLQKLYGYLGPRVMIALNGLMVGGELKITSADHGYRLIELAELARQDKAAIQYLTGDNFNPCTWEEHLPESSPFKKEFRKFIKEYGHRAVYELDIINPRWEEDPSYLLDIIKSTMATANLEQWKNKQKEKFNQAWAEVAEKIPPEEQAEIQKGIKDARDGAAVREMTKSVMVMALKAYRLMALELGDRLTQRGIIEESGDIFYCSWSDLVSILDGDWNGDGLRTLVAARKASQREKESLMPPDVILGEEPVYSEPAALSSGDSLPGVGAAAGKASGVARLIRHPGEGNKLQPGDVLVAPSTDPGWTPLFLRACAVVMETGGYLSHGSIVAREYGVPAVVNVQGAMKVIEEGQNIVVDGDEGKVYFQN